From the Lathyrus oleraceus cultivar Zhongwan6 chromosome 4, CAAS_Psat_ZW6_1.0, whole genome shotgun sequence genome, one window contains:
- the LOC127135905 gene encoding uncharacterized protein LOC127135905 — LEYWVTNGCHFVNSDDGYPRVGIISDNLSGSIDEPLEDGDSALHLTCLYGHFGCAQLLLERGADLEAKDEDGAIPLHDACAGGFLEIVQLLLNKANDAEHIKRMLESVDSEGDTPLHHAARGEHADVIRLLLSNGASATKENLYGKTPAELPEHGTDARRLLEAATTAMAT, encoded by the exons CTAGAATATTGGGTAACTAATGGATGTCATTTTGTTAATTCTGATGATGGTTATCCACGTGTTGGCATAATTTCAGATAACTTGAGTGGTAGTATTGATGAACCTTTGGAGGATGGGGATAGCGCTCTTCATTTGACCTGTTTGTACGGCCATTTTGGATGCGCACAG CTTCTACTAGAAAGAGGAGCTGATTTGGAGGCTAAAGATGAGGATGGAGCAATTCCTTTACACGATGCGTGTGCAGGAG GGTTTTTGGAGATAGTCCAACTTCTACTTAACAAAGCTAATGACGCCGAGCATATAAAAAGGATGTTAGAATCAGTCGATTCTGAGGGTGATACT CCTCTTCATCATGCTGCAAGAGGTGAGCATGCTGATGTAATTAGGTTGTTGCTTTCTAATGGTGCATCAGCCACAAAGGAAAACTTATATGGAAAG ACCCCTGCAGAGTTACCTGAACACGGCACAGATGCTAGGAGGCTGCTTGAAGCTGCTACTACTGCCATGGCAACCTAA
- the LOC127135906 gene encoding uncharacterized protein LOC127135906, which translates to MASDAAVSSIKVMNQDLVKLDRFDGTNYTRWQDKMTFLLTALKVHYVLDPDLQPIPEPTENDSEELKKERKKRKEDELLCRGHILNTLSDRLYDLYTDNPSATEIWKALEFKFKAEEEDSKPILPQVHELQVLVNKIKAVKINIPETFQVGAIIAKLPPSWKGYRKKLLHSSEDFSLEKIQKHLRIEEESKEREK; encoded by the exons ATGGCTTCAGACGCTGctgtttcaagcatcaaagtgatgaACCAGGATCTTGTCAAGTTAGATCGATTTGATGGAACAAATTACACAAGATGGCAAGACAAGATGACATTCCTATTGACTGCCCTGAAGGTTCACTATGTTCTTGATCCCGACCTACAACCAATACCTGAACcaacagaaaatgattcggaagaaCTCAAGAAGGAGCGCAAGAAACGTAAGGAGGACGAACTGCTTTGTCGTGGACACATTCTGAATACTTTATCTGATCGTCTCTACGACCTCTACACAGACAATCCATCGGCAACAGAAATATGGAAGGCACTAGAATTCAAGTTCAAGGCTGAAGAGGAAG ATTCTAAGCCCATTCTTCCCCAAGTGCATGAATTGCAAGTTCTGGTCAATAAAATAAAGGCAGTAAAAATAAATATCCCTGAGACCTTCCAAGTCGGTGCAATTATTGCAAAATTACCACCTTCATGGAAAGGCTACCGAAAGAAATTGTTGCACAGTTCCGAGGACTTCTCCTTGGAGAAAATTCAGAAACATCTTCGAATCGAGGAGGAATCGAAGGAGAGGGAGAAATAA